CTGCTGGAATAGTTCTGTCATGAAGGTATTGATCACGAAGCATTCTGAGCTTTGTAGGCGAGATCGCCTACATGCAATCAGGGGGCACCAGGATCATTTTGCTTCAATTATTGCCAGCTTAATGCAAAACGACAAACGGAGGCACGCATGAAGCAAATTCTTGCAGATAGTTCAGATGCTGGGAGCATATGGCTGGGCTTTCGTGAAGCTAATTCGAAAGCTTTATTATAACCTCATGATACGTTCTCATATCTGTTGTGGTTTGCCTTTGCGGTTGGAGGGATGGAAGCTCTTGGTTGCTGGCGGGAGAGTTCCAACTCACGGGTGTCTTCTGGAGATTCGTGACGGAACTCAATGGGAAACTTTGGCACTTTTGGCTAGTGCATCGTCTTGTTCGCTGTGAGTTGGATCGCTTCTATCGGATTTACAAATGGCGCAGGTTCGACAGTCTTGATTTGGAAGCCAAAGACATCTAGCCCACACCAAAGAATCACTTTTTGATAGCGACGACAGGGGGTCGTATACCCTGCGAACGAAGGGCATCGTCGATTATTTGAAAAAGAAACGTTACTGGCACTGCACCTTCTATTTTCGCTCCATTGATGAATAGCGTTGGAGTCCTTATGACTCCCAAATCTTCCGCTTCCAGCTGTGATTGTTTGATAGAACCAGCGTCTTGCTTTGAGACGCAAGCGTTGACCGCGGTCACGTCGAGATGACTGCGCTCCGCAATTCTTAAAACGATCGCATCAATGCCTTCGTTGGCCTTAGCTAAGGTTCGCTCCTGGCCGCCTAGTTCACTCGATACTTTATGGATCTGGTCGACTGCTTCCCAATATGCAGTCGAGTTGTACTTCGCTAGGCAATTCGTATCAACTGCTGCTCTGACTGCCCATGGATGGCCTTCGGAAGGCATGTCTCGATACACGACATGGACTTGCTCTCCGTATCGGTCAAGGAGAGCAGGAAAAAGTGTCTGATTAAGTCGTGCGCAAAACGGGCACTCCAAATCATCGAAAATGACGATTCGCACAGGTGCCGTCGAAGGGCCACCTCGTCTTGGGCGCGTTTCATCAGCGAGCGACGTAAGCGCGGTGGATGGCACCTCCAATTCACGGAACTGAGCCATCTTTGTGCCGTCTTTTGAAAGGAGCAAATCGACGGGCTTTGAATGGATGCCATTGGCGATGTAGGAAACCTCAACTTGATCATAGCCGGGCACCAGACTTGCCACTCGTGGACCAACCTCTACCGTGGACTCGGGAGGCAATTCTGCATGAGAACGAAAAATAACTTCTATTCTCCACTTCAGCTCAGGCGAAAGTGGTTGATTTGGTGGACCTGTTATCTCTCCAGCCTGGCTTATGTTCGCGCTGCCTAGTGTCAAACATAAAAATAGCGTGCAACGGAAAACTGCGAACGAAATCGACATTACTTCAATTTTCCCACGCCAGACTCCAATGTGATGCTCACCTAGAGAAAGATACAGGGCCACTGCTGTTGCACGGGATGGCTCTCTAAAATCGCGATTCAGAGAGCATCAAGGTACCGAAGCGGTACGCTCGCATCTCTACGGCAAGAGGCTTCTTAAGAATGCCCGGCACGGCACTGACCAAGTGTATGCAAACAGGTAGAGCGGTGATGTGAACGATCAATATGACTCGTTGATTGCAGTCAACTCTGTCATTCTCGATATAAAGAGAATGGCTGAACACGAAGAAAGGTCATTAAAATGGACAGTAAATCGACCCTGCTGTTGCTGACGCTCTGTGCGCCCGCCGTTGTTCTCGCACAAACGCCTTCCGAAGCTACTGCTCTCAGTAAATTTGAGGTGCGGGAAAACCATCGTCCTGTGTATAAACACTGATGCACCCTCGAAGTTCGAATCAAGCGATCACGTATTTGTTCAGAGCGTAGTAGCGGTGGACTTTACATATCGCAAGGTGAACGTCACATTGCGATATGTTGCTGCCTGGATTCAAGCGGCCAATCAGTCTATTTACATCTTGAACCAATGCATCGAACTTATTTTTCGCACGGGCGATGGGCATCAACTATGCGTCGAAACTCCGCAACGCAGCCGGCAGCCCAGGCTAAAGGCCACTTAGCCAACATCGATTGATAATCTCATTCGCTTGTCGGCAATGTCCAAGCTGCAGAAATAGCCTAACCATACGGACAAGAATACGAGGAAGTAGAATGTTTTTTCGACGAGCGTCGATAGCCTGGATATTAGCGGGTTTGTGTATATCTGCGGGGGCTCAGCATGTGATGGTGGGGCCTAAGATTCTCCCAGAGAATCCCCCGAATGATACACATCTGACAACCCCAATCCTAAACTTGGGTGATGGAGGTGTCGAAGTGGAAAGGGCTTCTTTCGCTGCGCGCATCGCATTCGAAAACGGGATACGCCTCGATAACTCTTTTTCTCAAGAAGAGGCGATTCGCGCCTTTATGCTTGCCGAACACTTAGATCCGGGTTGCGCTATGTGCTATTGGGGAGAAGCGTCGGCACTTGCTCCGACCATCAATTACACAATTGCTTCAAGTGAAGCGGCGAGAGCAGTCGAAGCTCTATCGCATGCTCAGGCGCTCGCCATCAGCCTATCTCCAAAGGCCAATGCAATCATTACTGCAGAACAGCAACGATATGTGATGCGCGACAGATCATGGACTGTCGATGGCGAAGCAGGGGCAAAAGCTGCTGATGCTTTGGCGGATATTTTTCCCATAGATGACTTCCTTCAGGTGAGCGCCGCAAATGCAGAGATGATTGCAGCGGAGAACGGTGTCCCAGGCTCCGCGTCTGCGAAAGACCCACATTTAGTGAAGGCGCAGGCGCATCTTGAAACCGTGCTGCATCGCAATCCCACATATACACCCGCGATCCACTTCTATCTGCACTTGACGGAATGGCAAGATCGGCCTGCCGCGTCTCTGCAGTATGCGAATCGACTTGCGTCGCTCGCCCCAGCATCGGGGCATATGCTCCATATGTCGAGTCACATCGACTACCGCACGGGCGAGTACGAAGCTGCGGCGCAAGCCAACATGGCCGCAGTCTTGGCGGATATAGGCTACGTGGAAAAAATGCAGCCCCCCGGGGGAATGGCGTCCATCCCAATGCACCTACACAACCTCCTGTTCGGACTTGTATCGTCACTCATCAGTGGCGATAAGAATTTGGCATTAAGCTTCGCAGATGAAATGCAGCGATCCTCTCCGCCTCAGAGCTTGGCCTTCGCGGAGTCCTATCTTGCCTTCGGTCGATTTCTTCCTGTAGAGGATGTTCTGAACCTGAAAGCTCCTGATACCTCTCTGGCAAATGGGTTTTATCACTTCGCACGTGGAGAGGCGATGATTCGTCGCAACGACGGTATCGCCGCGGGTCACGAGGCTGCACTGATTGAAGACGTACATAAGACCGGCTCGTTTGAGCATACTGATCCGAAGATTGTCGCTATGCTGACGGTCGCCCGTGAAACGCTAAACGGTCAAGCTGCAATAGTCCAGAAAGACTATGTGAGTGCAGTGAAAGAGTACACTGCGGCAGCAAGCTTTGCGGAAGAGAACGATGGCTATCGCGATCCACCGATCTGGCCTTGGCCGCCGCGCCGAAGTCTTGGTGAAGCGCTTTTGCTTCAAGGGCATCTTCGCGAAGCCCGTAAGGAGATTGAAACAACACTTCTTGCCATGCCAAACGATCCTGTTAGCCTTCGTGTACTGGCAGAGATTGCCGGTCAGTTGCTAGATCCCCAATCCGCTGGCATTCAAGAGCACGCCGCAAAGGTCTGGTTTGGGTCATCCGATTTGTTGCAGCCTGGGATGATCTGAGCCTAATCAGCGTGGCCTACCAGAAAGAGGATCAAGAGGATCGGTCTCTCGTCTCCGACCAATAATGATCGGAATAGTGCTTTGCGTGGATCGTCCTGAACCCCAACCACTTCAGGGTCTATGTGCATGCTGAAAGTACCAACAAAGATTCGGTATTGTCTTATTACCGGCAGTTGCTCCGAGTTCAAAAATTAAAGAAGGTGCTTATCTTCGGCGCGTAAAGAGATATATCGGAACAGTACGCCAATGTCTACGCCTACGTGCGTGCCGATGATACCGAACAGGTCATCGTTGTATTGAACTTTTCAGACGAGGCGTAGATTTGAAGTTGCCACACGATATCGTGGTAAAGCATACCAATATTTCGAATGTGTCAGTGTCAGCGCGGAGCGGGAACTCAAAAAATAAACCGCATCCTTGCGCTGGGCAGAACGCTCGTGTAAGGCTTCACCGAATACGTCGGATGGATCGACACCTGGAGGTCAGGCCCCATTTCAATGCTGTTTGTAAGTCGAAGTCGATAGAAGGTCTCAAAAAGACTCTCGTGGTGTCTGCCGGTGTGGTTTGGCTCCATGTAATTCATCGCAGCGCCGAACATATCTCCGCGCCGTCCGAATGGTTTTATATTTGTAATACCAAGCGAGCCTGCTCCCTTAATCAGTCCTCCCGTGTCTGTTGCAAAGCCAACTCGTCCAAAAGGTGTCAAGCCGTTGCGGTATTCGCGGTCGAAACCAAAAGCAACCCCATGACCGCTTCCAAGATCTTTCGTATCGTCATGCCAAAAAGCGAGACGCAGGCTTTGAAAGCCACTTCCAGGCTTACCTTTGAACCAGCCCAACTCAGTAGCTTCGAAATATTTCTTATCTACTAACGTCGCAATGCCATCTTGTGCTCCCCCCACTGTATCCACAGCCACACTATGCAGGTAAAGGTGCGAAGTGAACTGATACTCCACCGCCGCACCACCTGCAAACGCACCAAGATAAGGGACTGTGAGGTTTCCGCTATCCACACCATTTAGGAACTGCGTCGTCTCATCGCCGTTATACAGACTCAGCCCGATGTGTTGATTTGGATGTACCTTGCCAACGTAGATCGAAAGTCGCTTACGAAGAAAATCCTGTCTCAAGTAGAAAATGTTAAGTGTGATTGGCCGCTG
The nucleotide sequence above comes from Tunturibacter empetritectus. Encoded proteins:
- a CDS encoding DsbA family protein is translated as MSISFAVFRCTLFLCLTLGSANISQAGEITGPPNQPLSPELKWRIEVIFRSHAELPPESTVEVGPRVASLVPGYDQVEVSYIANGIHSKPVDLLLSKDGTKMAQFRELEVPSTALTSLADETRPRRGGPSTAPVRIVIFDDLECPFCARLNQTLFPALLDRYGEQVHVVYRDMPSEGHPWAVRAAVDTNCLAKYNSTAYWEAVDQIHKVSSELGGQERTLAKANEGIDAIVLRIAERSHLDVTAVNACVSKQDAGSIKQSQLEAEDLGVIRTPTLFINGAKIEGAVPVTFLFQIIDDALRSQGIRPPVVAIKK
- a CDS encoding carbohydrate porin → MKMTKLVLGTVLVAVVEAPAVLAAQSTASSGITGDSTRTSQMEPHAMPPVLKMSPGLMQELDTVEAALAYVPADPLLKGDLFGFITRPSDKGVSWLEKAARLRLDATYTIINQYATDTPLGVRHNQASGRLDFNGNLAVYDRESTSASIGLLIRSGTNIEISQQFNLSDKMGSGVFLNSLQGGGEQRPITLNIFYLRQDFLRKRLSIYVGKVHPNQHIGLSLYNGDETTQFLNGVDSGNLTVPYLGAFAGGAAVEYQFTSHLYLHSVAVDTVGGAQDGIATLVDKKYFEATELGWFKGKPGSGFQSLRLAFWHDDTKDLGSGHGVAFGFDREYRNGLTPFGRVGFATDTGGLIKGAGSLGITNIKPFGRRGDMFGAAMNYMEPNHTGRHHESLFETFYRLRLTNSIEMGPDLQVSIHPTYSVKPYTSVLPSARMRFIF